Proteins from a genomic interval of Rhodococcoides fascians A25f:
- a CDS encoding alpha/beta hydrolase encodes MKAPFPTATVRRLAVMTLAVGLLFGLPAVATADPVTPAAEQDRGPVGTVRGIDKIDDVRWDVLVYSPSMNADIKIQVIRPADSSVPRPTLYMLNGAGAGVDGANWLAKTDIVDFFADKNVNVAMPVGGYLSYYTDWERDDPKLGRNKWQTFLTHELPPVLDEALGANGVNSIGGLSMSAGSVLDLAIQAPGLYRGVASYSGCAQTSDPVTRSFIRALVQLRGGGNTDNMWGPDGDPRWVEHDPLVNAEKLRGLDLFVSNASGLPGPYEVPGNVRPAGSPPLADQVVLGGLIEAGANACAHNLVNRLGELGIPVTTNFPAAGTHSWQYWQDALRASWPTLERSLS; translated from the coding sequence ATGAAAGCTCCATTCCCGACGGCCACCGTCCGCCGCCTCGCGGTGATGACACTGGCAGTCGGATTGCTGTTCGGCCTGCCCGCGGTAGCAACGGCAGATCCGGTGACACCTGCGGCCGAGCAGGACCGAGGGCCGGTGGGAACCGTCCGAGGAATCGACAAGATCGACGACGTCCGTTGGGATGTGCTCGTCTACTCGCCGTCGATGAACGCCGACATCAAGATTCAGGTGATCCGGCCCGCCGACTCGTCGGTGCCGCGGCCGACGCTGTACATGCTCAACGGCGCCGGCGCAGGTGTCGACGGTGCCAACTGGTTGGCCAAGACCGACATCGTGGACTTCTTCGCGGACAAGAACGTCAACGTCGCCATGCCCGTCGGTGGGTACCTGAGCTATTACACCGATTGGGAGCGCGACGACCCGAAGCTCGGTCGCAACAAGTGGCAGACGTTTCTCACCCACGAGCTACCGCCGGTGCTCGACGAGGCGTTGGGGGCCAACGGCGTCAATTCCATCGGTGGGCTCTCGATGTCGGCGGGATCGGTGCTCGATCTCGCGATCCAGGCTCCCGGACTGTACCGAGGCGTGGCGTCGTACAGCGGATGCGCGCAGACCAGTGATCCGGTGACTCGCAGCTTCATTCGTGCGTTGGTACAGCTGCGCGGTGGCGGCAACACCGACAACATGTGGGGACCCGACGGTGATCCGCGTTGGGTGGAACACGACCCACTCGTCAACGCCGAGAAACTCCGCGGACTCGATCTGTTCGTCTCCAATGCCAGCGGGCTGCCCGGGCCCTACGAGGTGCCCGGCAACGTCCGCCCGGCCGGTTCGCCGCCGCTGGCCGACCAGGTGGTGCTCGGTGGTCTCATCGAGGCCGGAGCCAACGCCTGTGCTCACAATCTGGTGAACCGACTCGGCGAACTGGGCATCCCCGTCACCACGAATTTCCCTGCGGCCGGGACTCATTCGTGGCAGTACTGGCAGGACGCACTGAGGGCATCGTGGCCGACACTGGAGCGGTCGCTGAGCTAG
- a CDS encoding PadR family transcriptional regulator — translation MSLPHALLGLLAIESRSGYDLTEALSAEGIGKHAWTAGHTSIYPELNRLDAAGHIEVIERGARGRRTYSITEAGRDELRRWLVETPIRPAVVRNENILRLFLLSALEPEDAIDVLTRILEHAESEAAELRRVREPNRDLVPEGPSAFGHIAAEYGIRADDALADWARWAIDHFQRTIDGGK, via the coding sequence ATGTCGCTCCCGCACGCACTGCTCGGCCTTCTCGCCATCGAGTCGCGTAGCGGATACGACCTCACCGAAGCCCTGAGCGCAGAAGGAATAGGCAAACATGCCTGGACAGCCGGGCACACCAGCATCTATCCGGAGCTGAACCGCCTCGACGCTGCCGGTCACATCGAGGTGATCGAACGTGGAGCGCGGGGCAGGCGGACGTACTCCATCACCGAGGCCGGACGAGACGAACTCAGGCGGTGGCTGGTCGAGACCCCGATTCGCCCGGCTGTTGTGCGGAACGAAAATATCCTTCGGCTGTTCCTGCTGTCGGCACTCGAGCCCGAGGATGCGATCGACGTGCTGACGCGGATTCTCGAGCATGCGGAGTCGGAGGCGGCCGAGCTCCGCCGTGTACGGGAACCGAACCGCGATCTCGTCCCCGAAGGGCCCTCGGCGTTCGGGCATATCGCCGCGGAGTACGGAATCCGCGCAGACGACGCTCTGGCCGACTGGGCCCGCTGGGCGATCGACCATTTCCAGCGCACCATCGACGGAGGTAAGTGA